The window ATGTTGACTCTCTTATTGTGATCAACAATGATAAACTAAGACAACAGTTCGGAAACCTTGGATTCAAGCAGGGATTCTCAAAAGCCGATGAAGTGTTAACCAATGCAGCGAAAGGCATGGCAGAAGTTATTACAGGTTACTTTGATGTAAACATTGACTTTAGAGATGCTAAATCTGTGCTTCAGAACTCTGGTACGGCGCTGATGTCTACAGGAACTGCTTCAGGTGAAAACAAAGCCGAAGAAGCCGTAAGGAAAGCCCTTGATTCTCCATTACTGAATGATAATAAGATTACAGGTGCTAAAAACGTACTTCTATTGATCAGAAGTGGTGCTGAAGAAGTGACCATGGATGAGATCGGTATCATTATGGACCACATTCAGAAAGAAGCAGGAAACACTGCAGATATTATTTTCGGAGTGGGTGCAGACGAAGAATTAGGAGATGCGGTAAGCGTTCTTGTTATTGCTACAGGATTCTCTAACGACAATAAGAAATTTGCGGGACCTACGGAGAAAATCAGAATCAGCCTTAATGACAGCTTTGAAGCTCAGAAAAGTTCTCCTTTCAAAACAAGAGAAGAAAGAGAATCAGCTCCTGAAACAACGCATGATTTTGGCGGAAAAAACCTTTTCAGACTAGATGACGAAGACCACGATGCTCCGTTCAATTCTACCCCTACTGAAAAAAAAATGATTATTGAAGAGCAGCCGAAAACTGAAATAAAATTCTTTGATAAAGAAGAAAATACGGTAAACACTCCTCAGCAAAACTGGAGAAACGAAGAAGAAAACGACCAGGAATACAGTCTTTTTTCTATTGATGAAGAGAATGAGGATCCGAATGACCTGGAGATCCAGTCTTTCTCATTTGATTTTGAAAATAAAAAAGAGGAACCACAGTCCGGAAATACCTTCAACAACTCTTTTTCTGAGGAAAAACCTGTGGAATTCAATTTCTTTGTCAATGAGCCTGTAAGAAATGAGCCTAATAAGGATTTCGGACAGCCAAAAGCAGAGTTTAATACGCCTGCAAACGCTGCTGCGATAGCTGAACCTGCTCAAAAGATTGAAACTTTCTACCAAAAACAGGAAGAGCCAAAAGCAGAAACCCGACCTGCTTTTGAAAGCAAAACAGAAATTGAAACTCCAAAAACCGAAGAATCGGAATTCACTTTCGTGAATAAAACGATGGACCAGGAAAGAGTCATTGAAAGAAGAAATAAATTAAAAGAATTCAATTCCCGCTACCAGAGCTTTGACAGCACCAGCGAATTTGAATCCATTCCTGCTTTCAAAAGAAAAAATATCTCGATTGACGGAAACAATGCATCAGATCAGAACATTAACACCTACCTGTCTGATAACAACGGCTCTATGCAGATCAGAGAAAACAGATTTTTAAATAAAGACGTAGATTAAATGCTATAAGCAGTACGCAGTAAGCCATAGGCTATCCCAGCCGGATCAAAAAGCTTACTGCTTATTGCCTAAAGCCTAAAGCATATAAACATGAGTTTAGAAAATACAATAAGCGAAGCGATAAAAACAGCCATGAGAGAAAAAGACAGAGTCGCTCTGGATTCTCTTCGTGCCGTAAAATCCCAGATTCTTCTTTTAAAAACAGAAGCAAGAGGTGCTGAAGTTTCTGCTGAGCAGGAAATTGCCATTCTGCAGAGAATGATCAAGCAGCGTAAAGATTCTTTTGAGCAGTTCACTGCCCAAGGCAGACAGGATCTTGCAGAAGTAGAAGAAGCTCAGAGTAAAGTCATTGAGAAGTTTTTACCTAAACAGCTTACTGCTGAAGAATTAGAAACAGAAATTAAAAATATTATTTCTGAAACCGGAGCTGAATCTATTAAAGATTTAGGGAAGGTAATGGGAGCTGCCTCCAAAGCATTAGCCGGAAAATCTGACGGGAAAAGTATTTCCGAGATGGCTAAAAAGCTCCTTTCATAAGGTGATCAGGATTCGGGTCTGGAATTTATTTTAAGCCTGCAAAACGGATCTCCTCCCATAACTAAGGATATACAACCTTTGCATATCGATTTGATTAGAAGCCCGGAACTTTCAGTTCCGGGCTTCACTTTGTTTGGATATTAAAGTTTGTTAATCAGTTTGATTCTAAACTGAAAAAAAGAATTAAGATACTACCATATTTCAGAAAGTATTTAAGTGATTGATTGCTTGAGGGAAAGCTTTTAAATGTTTTTTCACGGTCGTTTGTTTTTCAGAATCATTTCAAATTTAATAATAAATTTTTATTATTCCTAGTATTATTTCATTATTTTTAAGATATCATTGCAATATTAATATTTCATTAATTTTTTATGACTAAACGATTGATAGTTTTTATATATTGAAGAAAACCAAAGAATTGCTTAACTTTGTAGAGATAAAAAACAATAATATATGTATCCAACAGATTTGGTAATGCCTATGAAGGCAGAACTTACAGATAAAGGTTTCCAGGATTTAACAACTCCGGCTCAGGTAGAAGACGCTTTGAAGCAGTCCGGAACCACATTATTGGTCATCAATTCTGTATGCGGCTGTGCAGCAGGAGCTGCAAGACCAGGAGTAGTATACTCTTTAACGGGAGATAAGAAACCTGATCATTTAACAACTGTATTTGCAGGATTTGATACTGAGGCCGTAGTAGAAGCCAGAAAACACCTTGCTCCCTTCCCCCCAAGTTCTCCATGTGTAGCACTTTTCAAAGACGGTGAATTGGTTCACATGCTGGAAAGACACCACATTGAAGGAAACCCTGCAGGAGCAATTGCTGCCAACCTTCAGGCTGCATACGATGAGTATTGCTAGTAAATAATAAACTAAATATCAAACCGTTACCTATTTTGTAACGGTTTTTTTATTTAATCTCTTAAAAAATTTTCTGAAAATTCAAATATCATTATATTTGTTGGAATGGCAACCAAAGCACTTTTCAACACCGTAGTTAACTGGTTTATCCGCCAAAGGATAGATCAGATACAGAATTTCATGGACCATCCCATTGAAACACAGAAAGGTATACTCTTTTCTCAGCTGTTTCATGCGGAGGATACGGAATATGGTAAGCTATACGGATTCAATTCTATATCAAGTTATCAGGATTTTAAAAACAAGGTTCCTATTGTTACCTATGAAGAAATGGAACCCTATATTGAAAAAGCAAGACAGGGACAAAAGGACGTAAGCTGGCCAGGCCTCATTAAACATTTTGCCAAATCATCAGGAACCACCAATGCCAAGAGCAAATTTATCCCCATCTCTGCAGAAAGTCTTGAATACTGCCACATGAAGGCTGGAAAAGACATGGTTTCCATTTATGCCAACAACCATCCGGAAAACCAGCTTTTTAACTATAAAAATTTACGCCTTGGGGGAAGCTCAGAATTATACGCAGACTTCAATACAAAATTTGGGGATTTATCTGCTATTTTGATCGATAACCTGCCGTTTTGGGTAGAAATTACCACCACCCCGAGCAAGAAAGTTTCTTTGATGGGAGAATGGGAAAGCAAACTGAAAGCAATAACCTCAGAAGTAAAAAATGAAGATGTGGGAAGCATCCTTGGAGTACCCAGCTGGATGATGGTTTTGCTGCAGAGGGTCTTGAAAGAAACCAACATTGGAAGTATTTCGGAGCTCTGGCCTAATCTGGAGGTGTTTTTTCACGGTGGAATCAGTTTCAAGCCCTACAGGGAGCAATTCCGCCAGATCATCGGAAAAAACATCAATTACTACGAAATTTATAATGCCTCTGAAGGCTTCTTTGGGATACAGGACAGATCAGATAGTGATGAAATGCTTCTGATGCTGGATTACGGTATTTTTTACGAATTCATTCCTATGGATCAGTTCCATTTTTCAAATCCGAAGGTTGTGAGCCTGGAAGATGTAGAAGTCGGAAAGAACTATGCGATGGTAATTACCACCAACGGCGGTCTGTGGAGGTACCTGATTGGAGATACCGTTGTTTTCACCTCTACCAACCCGTTCAGAATAAAAATAACCGGAAGAACCAAACATTATATCAACGCTTTTGGGGAAGAACTGATGATTACCAACGTAGAATCTGCCCTTGCCAAGGCCTGCGAATTAACAGGAGCACAGATTACAGATTTCACCGGAGCACCTGTCTTTATGAAAGGAAACGAAGGGGGTGCCCATGAATGGATTTTTGAATTCAGCCAGCATCCGGATAATCTGGACTGCTTTATTGACGCTTTTGATAAACATTTAAAGACCATCAATTCAGACTATGAAGCGAAAAGATACAATAATATAACCCTTAAGAGACCTATTGTACATATCGCTAAAAGCAACCTGTTTTATCATTGGCTGGAAGCTAAAGGAAAGCTTGGAGGGCAAAATAAAGTACCCAGATTAAGCAATGACAGAGAATATATTGATCCATTGCTGGAGATGAATAAATAAGGTTTATTTCTTAAACGCAAAGAATTAATAATTCGATTTTTTTATTTTAGGAGGCTAAGAATATGCAGCTTCGCCGCTTATGAAGCGCTGTGGCTATGTGCATGCTTCATAAGAATCAATCTATTGATTCAAACCTTTGCTCCCTCAAAATATTACGGTATAAAATAGAAACTTTGCGTTTAAAAATATAATCTTTCAAGAAAAATAAAAAGCCGTAATTCTGATTGAACTACGGCTTTATTTTGCTTTATTTACTTAAGTCTTCTTTTACTTTTCTGGCAGCTTCCTCTACTTTAGAAGCTCCTTTTTTAGCGGCTTCCTTAGCATCTTTTCCTGCTTCCTGAGCTCCGGATTTAATATCCTGCCCTACTTTATTAGCTTCAGTCTTGATATCTTGTCCAGCCTTATGAAGATCTTGTTTTGTCTTATCTGCTGTTGCATCAATTTTATCTTTAGCTTTCTGAGCAGCATCATCTATCTTATTTCCGGCGGCATCTACTTTAGCTTTCACATCTTCTTTGGCATCGTTGATCTTTGCGGTATCAACGGTGTTTGGAGTTTCAGTAACGGTAGTGGTGGTAGTAGTAACCGATCCGTCTGCATTTTCTACCTGTTCTGTTTTTGTCGTTGATTTTGTGCATGCTACAGTGAATACTGAGATCACTGCTGCTGCAAGAATTGTTTTTTTCATATTGTATATTGTTTTAATGATAGCCCTTTATTGTGTTTTCGTTTCTGAAGATGAGGGTACTTCAGAAGCTTTCTGTTTCTTTTCTGCCTCAGTCTTTTTCTTTTCCTCTTCCTGCTTTGCTTTATTTTCTTTTTCCAGCTCTGCCTTGAGCTTATTCTCTTCTTCCTGAAGCTTTTTAGCCTGTTTTACCGAGTCTAGATACTGAGGCGATGACATTCTTATCTTTCTGGCAATATCTACCGAGACAGCTCCTGTAGAAAAGGAATCCACAGCTGTAGTATCATACTTCATGCTCACCTCCTGCTCAGCACCAAATCCGGGGGATTCTTTCTTGGAGCAGGCCGTAAAGAGAAGTATGAAGATAAAAATTGCAGACAGTATATTTTTCATGGAACTAATTTAGCAGAAATTCTGCAATTACAGGATAGTGATCCGATAATTTCACAGTCTGATCTACTTTATAGCTTAAAGGAATTATCGATTTTGAGCTGAAGATATAATCTATTCTCAAAGGGACCTTATAATCATGAAAACTGCTTGCACTGCCTTTTCCTGCTACCAGAAAGGCATCCTGAAGATCTTTTCCGAGATTATAATACTCATAAGAGTTAGGAACAGAATTAAAATCTCCTGCTAAAATAACCGGGTAAGGTGATAAATCCACCATTTTTCTGATTCTTTTCACCTGATCTTCATGGGCCTGAAATGTAGGCGTCATATGGGACAGCAGTGTGGAAACATTGCCCAGCCCAAGTCCTTCAAGCTTTGTAAACATTGATTTGTGAAGTCTGAAGGGTTCCAGATAAACATTGATAATACGAATTACCTTACCATTGATGTCAATATCAGCATAGAATGAATTTCCACGGGCTTTTTCATCAATCAGTTCTGCCTGTCTTACAATTTTATGTTTGGTTTTCAGAATAACAGACGGATATTTGATAAGATCACGCTTTATAGCGCGGTTGGTATCTTTTTCCTGAACAAGAATAATATCTGCATCCTGTTCTTTGATATAGTTTTTTACTTTATCCCATCCGTACTCACCATATTTCACATTAAAAGTCAATACTTTAATATCTCGTATTGTTTTTACATTTTCTGTTTTGGGTGAAAAGTTGATCCATCGTCTGATGGGGTTATAGAAAATAACTGTTCCCAGAGCAAAAGCTATTGCTATTTTTTGTTTTTTGAAAATCCATACCAGCGTAAGAACGATATGTGCTGTTATCAGGTAGGGGAAACCCAGCGAAAGCAAATTAAGAGTCCCCAGAAGATTGGGTGGAATCCATGCATTCCCCAGCGTGCACAGCAGCAACACAGCAACAGCTATATGTATAAATAGTAATATCTGATTCGACTTCATGAAAAAACGGCCTTGGTACGGTTTTCTGTCAACAAAAACCCTACCAAGTCAATAATTTTAACTCTTTTTATGATTATTAAGGTTCTGTAGAAAATTTTACGATGACAGGGTAATGATCTGAAATACTTATAGAACGGTCAACCTGATAAGATATTGCCTTTAATGATTTTGATGAGAAAACATAATCGATTCTGATCGGGAATTTATAATCGTGAAAACTGGTGGCACTTCCTTTTCCTGCTGACAAAAAAGTATCTTCAAGCCCTTCAGATAAATGATAGTATTCATATGAATTAGGAACAGAATTGAAATCTCCTGTCAGAATAACAGGATAGGGTGAATTTTTAACCGCTTCACTGATGAGATCTACCTGATCCTGATGTTTTTTAAAGGTAGGGATAAGCCTTTTTACAATATCTTTTACCTTTTGTTCATTGGCATTTGTATCCCCATTAAGTTCCACCATCTTTTTTTCAAAACGGAACGGGTGAAGATAGACATCAACAAACCGATATACTTTTCCATTGATTTCTATATCAGCCATTATACCAGGAGTCCATATATTCTCATCATTAGGTTCTATAACTTTTTGGCTGATAATTTTATGTTTCGTTAAAACAACCAAGCCGAAATGTGAGTTAAATTTTTGATATCCTGCAAATTCATAAGACTCCCCGGGATCTTCCTGTAAAAGAATTACATCCGCATTCTGAGACTTCAGATAATCCCCCAGTGCTTCACCTCTTACCTTATTAGCCCTTGTATTAAAAGTTAACACTTTTATTTCAGACCCTCCCGGCTTGGGAGAGGAATAATTCACCCATCTTTTTACAGGATTGATAAAAGCCAGCCCTAAAAACATGAATACAAAAGCTCTTTTTTTCCAGCTGATTACCCAGAATACCGTTAAAACAACATAAACTATAATAAGCACCGGGAAACCTAAAGAAAGCAAATTAAACCACGGAAAAATCTTAGGCGGAACATAAGCGTTCAATAATGTGACCAGCAACAGAAATAGAATTCCCAAATGCAGGATGAGCAGTATAAGTCGGAAGATCTTCACAAGATTATTTTAATTGAATCTGTACAAATGTTTTTTCCAAATCCTTGCCAGCAGCCAACCTACCAATGCTCCCCCTACGTGGGCAAGATGGGCAACACCGCCTCCGTTTCCGGAAATACCAAGATAAATAGAAACTACCACAATGATGGGCAGCAGGTATTTTACTTTTATGGGAACAGGAATAAACATAATTCCGATTTTAGCATCCGGATACAGTGTTGCAAATGCGGCTATTACTCCGAAGATAGCTCCGGAAGCCCCAAGCATAGGTGTTTTTAATAATGCGTAATACTGGCTGGATAATTCCTGCCCTTCAATTGTAGTTGCACTGATCTTCATACTTCCCACATAGTCAAGTGCTGCTTTCGGATAAATTTCAGAAGCGCTTAAGCCTAAGCTCTGCAGCCCTGAAATGATTTGCTGTGCTTCCACAAAGTTCCAAAGATTGAAAAGAAAGAATGACCCTAAGCCACTCGCAAAATATAAGATCAGATACTTTTTATCTCCCAGCATCTGCTCCAGAATAGGACCGAAGCTAAACAATGTGAACATATTAAACAAAATATGCATGATCCCTCCACTTTCCTTAAGCGGGGCATGCATAAACATATGGGTAATGATCTGCCAAGATTTGAAATTAGGAGAAAAAGGATAAAACCCCGAAAGTGTATTGTATAAGTTCGGAAGCAGAAAATTAGCAACCAAATAAACAATAACATTAATGATAATGATATTTCTGGTTATCGGCGGTATATTGTTAAACATAATTTTTAAAATTTGTTTTTAAAGTCGTTAAACGGAACTTCATAAAAACATCTCTTGCCGTCCGGTAAAAACTCCGGGAAGCCTAATGCTGTAAAGTCTTTGATAAGCTGTTCCGCATCTTTTTTATAAATAAAGTCAAATCTTGACTTCGACTGCATTTTATTCCACTGGTTATGATAATACTGCAAAAATTCTTCTTCCGTCTTGTAATCCAGAATCTCAAAAAGGTTTTCCAGAAACTTCATGGCCTGGGTTTCTTTCAGCCCTTCAGGAAGTGAATCTATTCGAAGTACACTTTCATGAGCAATTTTCATGTCAAACCCTAATTCCGGAAGATATTTTTTTATGGAATTGTATTTTGTCTTTTCAATTTCATTCATATGATACTCCAGAGAGAAGAGAAGTGCATGGCTGTTTGTGTTTGATTTTCTGGTAGATTTATTCCCCTCAGAAACCAGCAGTCTGTGCATTCTTCCCAAATCAAGCATTAAGGTTACATCTCCTTTATTGAAAAGCCAGTACCCGTTCGGAAGCCTCATCAGATCTTCGTCAAAATCTTCATCTTCAAACAAATTAATCTTTGACGGTTCTGCCGTAATGTTCTGGTGGTACATTTCGGTCAGGTTCTGAATCTCTTCCGGATGTACTACATTTTTTTCTTCCAGGAAAGGGTTATAGTCTTTATCTACAATGATTTCAGGCATTTTGAACACCCCCCCGCCGGTTCCTCCTCCATTTCCTTTGCTTGGAACAGGTTTATTCATCATTTCATCCAGCTCCGGATCTCTGTCGAAATCAAGGCTTGGAGAAACATTATAAATTCCTAAAGACCTTTTAATCGTTGAACGAAGCAAAGCAAAAATAAGGTGCTCGTCCTCAAATTTCACTTCTGTTTTCTGCGGATGGATATTCACATCTATTTTCTCCGGATCAAGTTCCAGGAAAAGGAAAAACGAAGGCACATATCCCGGCTGAAGCAGTCCTTCAAAAGCTTCCTGCACGGCTTTATTGAAATAGGGACTTCTGAAGTACCTTCCGTTTACAAAAAGAAACTGCTCACCTCTTGCTTTCTTTGCCCCTTCAGGCTTAGCCACAAAACCATGAAGCTTACACCAGATAATATCTTCTTTAATAGGAATTAAAAGCGGCTGAAGCTTTCTTCCGAAAACATCTACAATACGCTGCATCTGACTTCCTTTCCTCAGCCTGAAAACCGCTTCATCATCATGAAACAGGGAAAACTCCAGATTCTCATGAGCCAGTGCAACACGCTGAAACTCATCAATAACGTGTCTGAATTCAATATTATTATTTTTCAAGAACTTCCTTCTTGCGGGAACGTTATAGAAAAGATTTTTTACCAGAAAGTTTGATCCGTCTGCTGTCTGAACCGGGTCCTGAAACTGGAAAACCCCGCCTTCGATATAGATATTCGTCCCAATAGAAGTATCTTTTTGCTTGGTCCTCAATTCCACCTGGGAAACCGCTGCAATAGAAGCAAGCGCCTCACCGCGGAATCCTTTGGTAGCGATTTTAAAGATATCTTCTGTTCCTTTTATTTTGGAGGTAGCATGCCTTTCAAAGGCCATGCGGGCATCTGTTTCGGACATTCCTTTTCCGTCATCTACCACCTGAATAAGGTTTTTCCCGGCATCTCTGATGATCAGTTCAATCTTCGTTGCATCTGCATCTATAGCATTTTCCAAAAGTTCCTTCACGATGGATGCAGGCCGCTGCACCACCTCTCCTGCTGCAATCTGGTTAGCTACATGATCCGGTAAAAGCTGAATAATATCTGACATAAAAACGTAAATCAACTTACAAAAATAGTCAATGGAAACGGGAATTAAAATACCAAAACCGTGATTTAATATTTAATTATCAACATTTTTGCCTATTTATCCCCAACTGTTTTTTTTAATGTTTGTAATGAAGGGCATTAGCAAGTTTATTCATCCGGTCAGGAAATTTTCATTTTAAAACCCCCGAAAAAACGGATAAAAAACTATGATTGTATAGATATTAAAGACAACTTTAATAAAAACGCCCTTATTTCATTATAAAATAAGGGCATCTACAGCTAGTTTATACAAAAAATTAATAGTGTGTTTATATTTTAATCCTCAAAGGCAAGCTTTCTTTTCTTCTCACTTTTCGGAATTCCATGGATTTTATCATACAAATAGGCAAAAAGATTGGGCTTTTTATAAATCCTGCTGTATCTGTATTTTGTATTGAAGTGGCGAATATGAATTTTATAAGCATCATATCCGATAACAATCAGCAAGCATATGCTAATCACATAGAACACTCTGAATTCCAGGTAATAATAAGTCAGACCTGAGAATACCGCTCCCGTTACATAAGCCAGCATAATACTCATTAACAGTTTTGCCCTGCCGATCAGCTCTCCGTTTTTCCTGTATTTTTTCTGTGTAAACATGGATACCAGGATTCCAAGGTCAGTAGTGGTTCCGGTAAGGTGGGTTGTTTTTACAGAGAAGTTGGAGATACTTGCCGTTAATCCGTTTTGAAGCCCGGTGGCAAAAAGCATCAGCGCAACTAGATATTCTGTTTCTTCTAACGTTTTCTGATAATAAAATTGCCCGTATATACCTACGAAAAGAAGACATATGATTTCCAGCACAATGGGCATGGCATGGGCAAAGTATTTACTTTTCTTATTAAAGTTAATGACAATAAAGTTGGATACAAAGCTTCCGAAGAAGAACAAAAAGATCCATCCTCCTACGACGCCTACCTGAGCCCAGTTTCCTTTACTGATCTCTGCTGCTAAAATAGCGTAGTGTCCTGTTACATTTGATGTAAAAGAGAGGAATATCAATAGGGAAGCAATGTTTATAGTACCTGCTGTGAAGGCAGTCAGCGTTCCCAATCTGATATTGTCTCCCAATGTCCTGCTGTTACTATAATTTCTTAACATTTTCTATCGTTTTTAAATTGTGTTTAATTTTCAGGCTTCTACAAAGATTTCTGCCAGTCTTCCTCTTTCCGGAAGACTTTCTTTCACTTCAACCTTAATTTCATAAGATTTCAGCTCTTTGCATTTTTTGATGTAAGGAATCAGATCGAATTTTCCTTTTCCTTTGCTTTTGATGGATGGAGAATAATAAGCTTCTTCAATATTTTCCGCCTTTACATACTGATTGAATGTTCTTTGGAAACTTCCTGTAAAAATGTCGCAGATGGTTTTATTAACCAGGTGAGAGTATTTATTGCTGATAATTCCA of the Chryseobacterium aureum genome contains:
- the mutL gene encoding DNA mismatch repair endonuclease MutL, which encodes MSDIIQLLPDHVANQIAAGEVVQRPASIVKELLENAIDADATKIELIIRDAGKNLIQVVDDGKGMSETDARMAFERHATSKIKGTEDIFKIATKGFRGEALASIAAVSQVELRTKQKDTSIGTNIYIEGGVFQFQDPVQTADGSNFLVKNLFYNVPARRKFLKNNNIEFRHVIDEFQRVALAHENLEFSLFHDDEAVFRLRKGSQMQRIVDVFGRKLQPLLIPIKEDIIWCKLHGFVAKPEGAKKARGEQFLFVNGRYFRSPYFNKAVQEAFEGLLQPGYVPSFFLFLELDPEKIDVNIHPQKTEVKFEDEHLIFALLRSTIKRSLGIYNVSPSLDFDRDPELDEMMNKPVPSKGNGGGTGGGVFKMPEIIVDKDYNPFLEEKNVVHPEEIQNLTEMYHQNITAEPSKINLFEDEDFDEDLMRLPNGYWLFNKGDVTLMLDLGRMHRLLVSEGNKSTRKSNTNSHALLFSLEYHMNEIEKTKYNSIKKYLPELGFDMKIAHESVLRIDSLPEGLKETQAMKFLENLFEILDYKTEEEFLQYYHNQWNKMQSKSRFDFIYKKDAEQLIKDFTALGFPEFLPDGKRCFYEVPFNDFKNKF
- a CDS encoding endonuclease/exonuclease/phosphatase family protein, which encodes MKSNQILLFIHIAVAVLLLCTLGNAWIPPNLLGTLNLLSLGFPYLITAHIVLTLVWIFKKQKIAIAFALGTVIFYNPIRRWINFSPKTENVKTIRDIKVLTFNVKYGEYGWDKVKNYIKEQDADIILVQEKDTNRAIKRDLIKYPSVILKTKHKIVRQAELIDEKARGNSFYADIDINGKVIRIINVYLEPFRLHKSMFTKLEGLGLGNVSTLLSHMTPTFQAHEDQVKRIRKMVDLSPYPVILAGDFNSVPNSYEYYNLGKDLQDAFLVAGKGSASSFHDYKVPLRIDYIFSSKSIIPLSYKVDQTVKLSDHYPVIAEFLLN
- the ftsZ gene encoding cell division protein FtsZ, which translates into the protein MENIGTQGFSFDLPKGNSSIIKVIGVGGGGNNALKHMYEKGIHGVDFVICNTDAQTLDNNPVANKVQLGTSITEGLGAGADPEVGEKSAIESIEDIKAAMGQNTKMVFITAGMGGGTGTGAAPVIAKVAKDMGILTVGIVTVPFSFEGKRRLEQAENGLDKLRNNVDSLIVINNDKLRQQFGNLGFKQGFSKADEVLTNAAKGMAEVITGYFDVNIDFRDAKSVLQNSGTALMSTGTASGENKAEEAVRKALDSPLLNDNKITGAKNVLLLIRSGAEEVTMDEIGIIMDHIQKEAGNTADIIFGVGADEELGDAVSVLVIATGFSNDNKKFAGPTEKIRISLNDSFEAQKSSPFKTREERESAPETTHDFGGKNLFRLDDEDHDAPFNSTPTEKKMIIEEQPKTEIKFFDKEENTVNTPQQNWRNEEENDQEYSLFSIDEENEDPNDLEIQSFSFDFENKKEEPQSGNTFNNSFSEEKPVEFNFFVNEPVRNEPNKDFGQPKAEFNTPANAAAIAEPAQKIETFYQKQEEPKAETRPAFESKTEIETPKTEESEFTFVNKTMDQERVIERRNKLKEFNSRYQSFDSTSEFESIPAFKRKNISIDGNNASDQNINTYLSDNNGSMQIRENRFLNKDVD
- a CDS encoding endonuclease/exonuclease/phosphatase family protein, whose amino-acid sequence is MKIFRLILLILHLGILFLLLVTLLNAYVPPKIFPWFNLLSLGFPVLIIVYVVLTVFWVISWKKRAFVFMFLGLAFINPVKRWVNYSSPKPGGSEIKVLTFNTRANKVRGEALGDYLKSQNADVILLQEDPGESYEFAGYQKFNSHFGLVVLTKHKIISQKVIEPNDENIWTPGIMADIEINGKVYRFVDVYLHPFRFEKKMVELNGDTNANEQKVKDIVKRLIPTFKKHQDQVDLISEAVKNSPYPVILTGDFNSVPNSYEYYHLSEGLEDTFLSAGKGSATSFHDYKFPIRIDYVFSSKSLKAISYQVDRSISISDHYPVIVKFSTEP
- a CDS encoding YoaK family protein codes for the protein MLRNYSNSRTLGDNIRLGTLTAFTAGTINIASLLIFLSFTSNVTGHYAILAAEISKGNWAQVGVVGGWIFLFFFGSFVSNFIVINFNKKSKYFAHAMPIVLEIICLLFVGIYGQFYYQKTLEETEYLVALMLFATGLQNGLTASISNFSVKTTHLTGTTTDLGILVSMFTQKKYRKNGELIGRAKLLMSIMLAYVTGAVFSGLTYYYLEFRVFYVISICLLIVIGYDAYKIHIRHFNTKYRYSRIYKKPNLFAYLYDKIHGIPKSEKKRKLAFED
- a CDS encoding GH3 auxin-responsive promoter family protein, with protein sequence MATKALFNTVVNWFIRQRIDQIQNFMDHPIETQKGILFSQLFHAEDTEYGKLYGFNSISSYQDFKNKVPIVTYEEMEPYIEKARQGQKDVSWPGLIKHFAKSSGTTNAKSKFIPISAESLEYCHMKAGKDMVSIYANNHPENQLFNYKNLRLGGSSELYADFNTKFGDLSAILIDNLPFWVEITTTPSKKVSLMGEWESKLKAITSEVKNEDVGSILGVPSWMMVLLQRVLKETNIGSISELWPNLEVFFHGGISFKPYREQFRQIIGKNINYYEIYNASEGFFGIQDRSDSDEMLLMLDYGIFYEFIPMDQFHFSNPKVVSLEDVEVGKNYAMVITTNGGLWRYLIGDTVVFTSTNPFRIKITGRTKHYINAFGEELMITNVESALAKACELTGAQITDFTGAPVFMKGNEGGAHEWIFEFSQHPDNLDCFIDAFDKHLKTINSDYEAKRYNNITLKRPIVHIAKSNLFYHWLEAKGKLGGQNKVPRLSNDREYIDPLLEMNK
- a CDS encoding GatB/YqeY domain-containing protein, with amino-acid sequence MSLENTISEAIKTAMREKDRVALDSLRAVKSQILLLKTEARGAEVSAEQEIAILQRMIKQRKDSFEQFTAQGRQDLAEVEEAQSKVIEKFLPKQLTAEELETEIKNIISETGAESIKDLGKVMGAASKALAGKSDGKSISEMAKKLLS
- a CDS encoding rhomboid family intramembrane serine protease, which produces MFNNIPPITRNIIIINVIVYLVANFLLPNLYNTLSGFYPFSPNFKSWQIITHMFMHAPLKESGGIMHILFNMFTLFSFGPILEQMLGDKKYLILYFASGLGSFFLFNLWNFVEAQQIISGLQSLGLSASEIYPKAALDYVGSMKISATTIEGQELSSQYYALLKTPMLGASGAIFGVIAAFATLYPDAKIGIMFIPVPIKVKYLLPIIVVVSIYLGISGNGGGVAHLAHVGGALVGWLLARIWKKHLYRFN
- a CDS encoding BrxA/BrxB family bacilliredoxin; this encodes MYPTDLVMPMKAELTDKGFQDLTTPAQVEDALKQSGTTLLVINSVCGCAAGAARPGVVYSLTGDKKPDHLTTVFAGFDTEAVVEARKHLAPFPPSSPCVALFKDGELVHMLERHHIEGNPAGAIAANLQAAYDEYC